A window from Citrobacter amalonaticus encodes these proteins:
- a CDS encoding tartrate dehydrogenase codes for MKKTCRIAAIAGDGIGKEVLPEGIRVLQAAARRWDLSLSVETFEWASCDYYLEHGKMMPDDWREQLSSFDAIYFGAVGWPETVPDHISLWGSLLKFRREFDQYVNLRPVRLFPGVPCPLAGKKPGDIDFYVVRENTEGEYSSLGGHINPGTEHEVVIQESVFTRRGVDRILRYAFELAQSRPRKTLTSATKSNGLAISMPFWDTRVEAMAQHYPDIRWDKQHIDILCARFVMQPERFDVVVASNLFGDILSDLGPACTGTIGIAPSANLNPERNFPSLFEPVHGSAPDIYGKNLANPIATIWAGAMMLDFLGAGEAKYTAAHDGILAAIEHVIATGPKTPDLKGSASTQQVGDAICKVLES; via the coding sequence ATGAAAAAAACCTGTCGTATTGCCGCCATTGCTGGTGATGGCATCGGTAAGGAAGTGCTGCCAGAAGGCATTCGCGTTTTGCAGGCCGCCGCCAGACGTTGGGATCTGTCGCTCAGCGTTGAGACGTTCGAATGGGCCAGTTGCGATTATTACCTTGAGCACGGGAAAATGATGCCGGATGACTGGCGCGAACAGTTATCCTCCTTTGACGCGATTTACTTTGGCGCCGTCGGCTGGCCGGAGACGGTTCCGGACCATATTTCCCTGTGGGGGTCGCTGCTGAAATTCCGTCGGGAATTCGATCAGTATGTGAACCTGCGCCCGGTTCGCCTCTTCCCCGGCGTGCCCTGCCCGCTGGCCGGCAAGAAGCCTGGCGATATTGATTTCTACGTCGTGCGTGAAAACACTGAAGGGGAATACTCTTCACTGGGCGGACATATCAACCCAGGCACTGAGCATGAAGTGGTCATCCAGGAGTCCGTTTTCACCCGTCGGGGCGTGGATCGTATTCTGCGCTATGCGTTTGAATTAGCCCAAAGCCGCCCGCGTAAGACGCTGACGTCGGCGACCAAATCCAATGGTCTGGCAATCAGTATGCCGTTCTGGGATACACGCGTAGAAGCCATGGCGCAGCACTACCCCGATATCCGCTGGGACAAGCAGCACATTGATATTCTTTGCGCCCGTTTTGTGATGCAGCCGGAGCGCTTCGATGTGGTGGTCGCCTCGAATCTGTTTGGCGACATTCTTTCCGATCTCGGTCCGGCCTGTACCGGCACCATTGGCATTGCCCCCTCGGCTAACCTGAACCCTGAGCGTAACTTCCCCTCGTTGTTCGAACCGGTACATGGTTCCGCACCGGATATTTATGGCAAAAACCTCGCCAATCCGATTGCGACCATCTGGGCGGGGGCGATGATGCTGGATTTCCTCGGTGCAGGAGAAGCGAAGTACACCGCCGCGCATGACGGAATTCTGGCAGCGATTGAGCACGTCATTGCCACTGGCCCTAAAACGCCGGATCTGAAAGGTAGCGCATCGACGCAGCAGGTCGGTGATGCCATTTGTAAGGTGTTAGAGTCGTAA
- a CDS encoding LysR substrate-binding domain-containing protein, protein MNNPPLLTDLRVFMLVARRAGFAAVAQELGVSPAYVSKRIALLEQNLNVVLLHRTTRRVTITEEGERIYEWAQRILHDVDQMMDELSDVRQVPQGMLRIISSFGFGRQVVAPALSALARQYPQLELRFDVEDRLVDLANEGVDLDIRIGDDIAPNLIARKLGTNYRILCASPSFLAQHGTPKQLADLATCSCLVIKERDHPFGIWQLQNKEGEHAIKVTGPLSSNHGEIVHQWCLDGQGIALRSWWDVCDNIASGHLVHVLPEYYQPANIWAVYVSRLATSAKVRITVEFLRHYFAERYPAFSLK, encoded by the coding sequence ATGAATAATCCTCCTCTGCTGACTGATTTACGCGTCTTTATGCTGGTCGCCCGTCGGGCGGGATTCGCTGCCGTCGCCCAGGAACTGGGGGTCTCACCCGCCTATGTCAGTAAACGCATTGCGCTGCTTGAACAGAACCTGAATGTGGTTCTGCTGCACCGCACCACGCGTCGCGTCACCATTACGGAAGAGGGTGAGCGCATCTATGAATGGGCGCAGCGTATTCTGCATGATGTCGATCAGATGATGGATGAACTCTCTGATGTCCGGCAGGTTCCGCAAGGGATGCTGCGCATCATCAGTAGTTTTGGTTTTGGTCGACAGGTGGTGGCTCCTGCGCTGTCCGCCCTGGCAAGACAGTATCCGCAACTGGAGTTGCGCTTTGATGTGGAAGACCGGCTGGTGGATTTGGCTAATGAAGGTGTCGATCTCGATATCCGTATTGGCGACGACATTGCGCCAAATTTGATCGCCCGCAAGCTGGGAACGAACTACCGAATCCTTTGTGCATCGCCGTCGTTCCTGGCACAGCACGGTACGCCAAAACAGCTTGCCGATCTTGCTACCTGTTCCTGCTTAGTGATCAAAGAGCGTGACCATCCCTTTGGGATCTGGCAATTGCAGAATAAAGAGGGGGAGCACGCCATTAAGGTGACCGGGCCGCTGTCATCGAATCATGGTGAGATTGTGCATCAGTGGTGTCTGGACGGACAGGGGATTGCGCTGCGCTCCTGGTGGGATGTCTGCGATAACATTGCCAGCGGTCATCTGGTGCATGTCCTGCCGGAGTATTACCAACCGGCCAATATCTGGGCGGTGTATGTTTCACGACTGGCGACGTCAGCCAAAGTGCGTATTACGGTGGAATTCTTACGCCACTATTTTGCCGAGCGCTATCCGGCATTCTCACTGAAATAA
- the yeaR gene encoding DUF1971 domain-containing protein YeaR has protein sequence MLQIPQNHIHTRATPFWNKETAPAGIFERHLDKGTRPGVYPRLSVMQGAVKYLGYADEHSPEAETVMIIEAGQFGVFPPEKWHNIEVMSDDTYFNIDFFVAPEVLMESANQRKVIHTGKK, from the coding sequence ATGCTTCAGATTCCACAAAATCATATTCACACACGTGCCACGCCGTTCTGGAACAAAGAAACGGCACCTGCCGGAATTTTCGAACGCCACCTTGATAAAGGAACCCGACCGGGCGTTTATCCCCGTTTGTCGGTGATGCAGGGGGCGGTCAAATATCTCGGATATGCGGATGAACACAGTCCAGAAGCCGAAACAGTGATGATCATTGAAGCGGGCCAGTTTGGTGTGTTCCCACCGGAAAAGTGGCACAACATCGAAGTGATGAGCGATGACACCTATTTCAATATCGACTTTTTCGTCGCGCCAGAGGTACTGATGGAAAGCGCGAATCAACGAAAAGTCATTCATACCGGGAAGAAATAA
- the rnd gene encoding ribonuclease D yields MNYQMITTDDALATLCEAVRAFPAIALDTEFVRTRTYYPQLGLIQLFDGEHVALIDPHGISDWSPLKAILRDTAITKFLHAGSEDLEVFLNAFGELPQPLIDTQILAAFCGRPLSWGFASMVEEFTGVALDKSESRTDWLARPLTERQCEYAAADVWYLLPIAGKLMAETEAAGWLPAVLDECRLMQTRRQEILAPEDAWREITNAWQLRTRQLACLQLLADWRLRKARERDLAVNFVVREEHLWSVARYMPGSMGELDSLGLSGSEIRFHGKTLLSLVAKAQALPEEALPEPLLNLMDMPGYRKAFKAIKALVTEVSTEHHVSAELLASRRQINQLLNWHWKLKPQTTEPELISGWRAALMATKLNMLLQEYPQ; encoded by the coding sequence CTGCGATTGCCCTGGATACCGAATTTGTTCGTACCCGCACCTATTATCCGCAACTGGGCCTGATTCAGCTGTTTGACGGCGAACATGTCGCGCTGATTGATCCGCATGGCATTAGCGACTGGTCGCCGCTGAAAGCGATTCTGCGCGATACCGCCATCACCAAGTTTTTGCACGCGGGCAGTGAAGATCTGGAAGTCTTTCTGAATGCGTTTGGCGAACTGCCGCAGCCGCTGATCGATACCCAAATCCTGGCGGCATTTTGTGGTCGTCCCCTGTCGTGGGGTTTTGCATCAATGGTGGAAGAGTTCACCGGCGTGGCGCTGGATAAGAGCGAGTCACGTACCGACTGGCTGGCGCGTCCACTGACTGAGCGCCAGTGCGAATACGCGGCAGCCGACGTCTGGTATCTGTTACCGATTGCCGGGAAACTGATGGCGGAAACCGAGGCGGCGGGCTGGTTGCCTGCGGTGCTGGATGAGTGTCGTCTGATGCAAACCCGTCGTCAGGAGATCCTGGCACCGGAAGATGCCTGGCGCGAGATCACCAACGCCTGGCAGCTACGCACGCGTCAACTGGCCTGCCTGCAACTGCTTGCCGACTGGCGTCTGCGTAAAGCGCGTGAGCGCGATCTGGCTGTTAACTTCGTGGTTCGCGAAGAGCACCTGTGGTCCGTGGCGCGCTATATGCCCGGCAGCATGGGCGAACTCGACAGCCTGGGGCTTTCTGGCAGTGAAATTCGCTTCCACGGCAAAACGCTGCTCTCGCTGGTTGCCAAAGCGCAGGCGTTGCCGGAAGAGGCGCTGCCGGAACCGCTGCTGAATCTGATGGATATGCCGGGTTATCGCAAAGCGTTTAAGGCGATCAAGGCGCTGGTGACGGAAGTGAGTACGGAACATCACGTCAGCGCAGAGCTGCTGGCGTCACGTCGTCAGATCAACCAACTGCTCAACTGGCACTGGAAGTTAAAGCCGCAGACAACGGAACCTGAACTCATTTCCGGCTGGCGTGCGGCGTTAATGGCGACGAAGCTCAATATGCTACTGCAGGAATACCCGCAATAA
- a CDS encoding acyltransferase family protein, which produces MKYRSDIDGIRAIAVLLVVLFHAGFSLFASGFIGVDIFFVISGFLIASIIKDRMDAGHFSFSDFYLRRIWRLQPAMLTMMLLCVVIASLFWLPEDYASFLKSIKQTLLIVSNRYFGDETTAYAAPDSNAMLLLHTWSLSIEWQWYVFFPVIYYVIRKKTHERALNYLAPLLTIAGIYIAWHYSGAHPTKTYYFFASRLFEFMLGVCACIYLPMAQKINKIALNSLSFIAVAAILFVSVRSDVILGYPNAYTLIVCVSTAVLIFTGSQQNILTCKLLSFPPLVWLGTISYSLYLFHWPIFATLHYIGITSVYARMAGLGLAVLLAMGSYYFIEKPYRKPRQSLKKTLILLVVIPLIAIITLMSVSKRFDGFSYLRFGESLSHINHVLKETKIKQRQDCMNENVTGTDMACVVGDKTASEKALLMGDSHSNQYWNFFDIMGKNAHVAVDMKATSLCLAIPRVYHDDLYTYKGDYYRACHENVKKYYEAIRNHKYKYVIISQVWENYAAFRVRSQIEDSPSPAESINILTRATEQAIQDIIDAGAQPVLVKTMFPMPKNFLTCFYEHFKTRGEYEPQACNPNPQINKSVWTEPFFATLQARFPSLIIVDPKNVQCPDGLCRTEIEGIPLYRDVGHLNDYATKALGEVYLEQFGNPLKTPGR; this is translated from the coding sequence ATGAAGTATCGTTCTGATATTGACGGCATAAGGGCGATTGCCGTATTGCTGGTGGTGTTATTTCACGCCGGATTTTCGCTATTTGCATCCGGTTTCATCGGGGTCGATATTTTCTTCGTCATTTCAGGCTTTCTCATCGCATCGATAATAAAAGACCGAATGGATGCGGGGCATTTCAGCTTTAGCGATTTTTATTTGCGTAGAATATGGCGATTGCAGCCAGCAATGCTGACAATGATGCTGCTGTGCGTTGTCATTGCGTCGCTATTCTGGTTGCCTGAAGATTATGCCTCTTTTCTCAAAAGCATAAAGCAGACACTGCTGATTGTCTCAAACCGCTATTTTGGCGATGAAACAACCGCCTATGCAGCGCCTGATTCAAACGCCATGCTGTTGCTTCACACCTGGTCTTTATCCATCGAGTGGCAATGGTATGTCTTTTTTCCGGTAATCTATTACGTCATCCGTAAAAAAACGCACGAACGGGCGCTTAACTATCTGGCGCCATTGCTGACGATTGCAGGCATCTATATCGCCTGGCACTACTCAGGTGCGCATCCGACGAAAACGTATTATTTCTTCGCCTCCCGACTCTTTGAGTTCATGCTCGGTGTCTGTGCCTGTATTTATCTCCCGATGGCACAAAAAATAAACAAGATCGCGCTTAATAGCCTTTCGTTCATTGCGGTGGCGGCAATATTGTTTGTTAGCGTCAGAAGTGATGTCATTCTGGGTTATCCCAATGCTTACACCCTGATCGTTTGTGTCAGTACCGCGGTGTTAATTTTCACCGGTAGCCAGCAAAATATTCTGACCTGTAAATTGCTGTCATTCCCGCCGTTGGTCTGGCTTGGCACGATCTCCTATTCGCTTTATCTCTTTCATTGGCCGATTTTCGCGACACTGCACTACATCGGTATTACCAGTGTCTATGCCAGAATGGCTGGTCTGGGTCTGGCTGTGTTGCTGGCGATGGGATCATATTATTTCATCGAGAAACCCTACCGGAAGCCTCGTCAGTCGTTGAAAAAAACGCTGATTCTGCTGGTGGTTATCCCACTGATTGCCATTATTACCCTGATGTCGGTCAGTAAGCGTTTTGACGGATTTAGCTATCTACGATTCGGCGAGTCGTTAAGTCATATCAACCATGTGCTCAAAGAGACGAAGATAAAGCAGCGTCAGGATTGTATGAACGAAAACGTCACAGGAACCGATATGGCTTGTGTGGTGGGGGATAAAACAGCTTCTGAGAAAGCGCTCCTGATGGGCGATTCGCACTCTAATCAGTACTGGAATTTCTTCGATATTATGGGAAAAAATGCGCATGTTGCTGTTGATATGAAAGCGACTTCACTGTGCCTGGCGATTCCCCGTGTGTATCACGACGATCTCTATACTTATAAAGGCGATTATTACCGGGCCTGTCATGAGAATGTCAAAAAATACTATGAAGCGATCCGAAACCATAAATATAAATATGTGATCATTTCTCAGGTCTGGGAAAACTATGCGGCATTCAGGGTCAGATCGCAGATTGAGGATTCCCCATCGCCTGCGGAATCTATCAATATTCTCACCCGAGCCACGGAACAGGCAATACAGGACATTATTGATGCCGGGGCGCAGCCGGTACTGGTGAAAACGATGTTCCCGATGCCGAAGAACTTCCTGACCTGTTTTTATGAACATTTTAAGACGCGGGGAGAGTATGAGCCTCAGGCATGCAACCCGAATCCACAGATTAATAAAAGTGTCTGGACGGAACCGTTTTTTGCCACGTTACAGGCCCGCTTCCCATCGTTGATTATTGTCGATCCCAAAAATGTGCAATGTCCTGACGGGCTGTGCAGGACGGAAATTGAGGGCATACCGCTGTATCGTGACGTCGGTCATTTAAATGATTACGCCACGAAAGCGTTGGGGGAGGTGTATCTGGAGCAATTTGGCAATCCATTAAAAACACCTGGTCGATAA
- a CDS encoding DUF1869 domain-containing protein — MGKATYTVTVTNNSNGVSVDYETEAPMTLLVPDVAAEVVKDLVNTVRSYDTENEHDVCGW, encoded by the coding sequence ATGGGCAAAGCAACCTATACCGTCACTGTGACGAACAACAGTAATGGCGTCTCTGTCGATTACGAAACCGAAGCGCCAATGACTTTACTGGTGCCTGACGTCGCCGCTGAAGTGGTGAAAGATCTCGTCAATACCGTGCGTTCCTACGATACGGAAAATGAGCACGACGTCTGCGGCTGGTAA
- the leuE gene encoding leucine efflux protein LeuE, translating into MFAEYGVLNYWTYLVGAIFIVLVPGPNTIFVLKNSVGRGMKGGYLAASGVFIGDAVLMFLAYAGVATLIKTTPVLFNIVRYLGAFYLLYLGAKILYATLKAKSGETTEDAVPFGAIFKRALVLSLTNPKAILFYVSFFVQFIDVNAPHAGLSFFILAITLEVVSFCYLSFLIISGAFVTQYIRTKKKLAKIGNSLIGLIFVGFAARLATLQS; encoded by the coding sequence GTGTTTGCAGAGTATGGTGTACTGAATTATTGGACTTATCTGGTCGGGGCTATTTTTATTGTCCTGGTTCCGGGACCGAACACGATATTTGTGCTGAAAAACAGCGTCGGACGTGGAATGAAGGGCGGTTACCTTGCGGCAAGCGGGGTATTTATTGGTGACGCGGTGCTCATGTTTCTGGCGTATGCCGGGGTGGCGACGCTGATTAAAACGACGCCAGTGCTGTTTAATATCGTCCGCTATCTCGGTGCCTTTTACCTGCTTTATCTGGGCGCAAAAATCCTCTATGCCACGCTTAAAGCAAAAAGCGGTGAGACAACTGAAGACGCGGTTCCCTTTGGCGCCATTTTTAAACGTGCGCTGGTATTGAGCCTGACGAACCCAAAAGCCATTCTGTTCTACGTCTCCTTTTTTGTGCAGTTTATTGATGTGAATGCGCCGCACGCGGGACTGTCATTCTTTATTTTAGCGATCACGCTTGAAGTGGTGAGCTTCTGCTACCTGAGCTTCCTGATTATCTCGGGCGCCTTTGTCACCCAGTACATTCGTACTAAAAAGAAACTGGCGAAGATCGGAAACTCGCTGATTGGCCTGATTTTTGTCGGTTTCGCCGCACGGCTGGCGACCCTACAGTCGTAA